One genomic window of Pelmatolapia mariae isolate MD_Pm_ZW linkage group LG5, Pm_UMD_F_2, whole genome shotgun sequence includes the following:
- the mych gene encoding myelocytomatosis oncogene homolog, producing MLESFTQSQDWLCSEPLLFDDEFCQSLMKDLQALPTPPQSPPMKSGLGGDKPLSKEDQLSYVSDILLEDHDMQLNWHCDFFHSDAEKEGELNQPCSEEPEDCLWQCLAAEEKLVSSILGCSPVLSDIDTRIFEEIAGSTLDCQSLMEAPEPSEATSDYGSVGGELSTYSSSDSEEEIDVVTVVRCSSSSSPEPSLAERQQKQEEEQRARQRYRFEIQLQHNYAAPCPASPPPSNKRARGSDGPSRFHCLSRSSSSSTSSRHSSRNSTETEDEEERRKTHNVMERQRRNELKNCFMRLRDNVPELSHNDKASKVVILKKARDCIYSLEDESHRLQTRKDKLKAKQEQLKARLEHLRR from the exons ATGTTGGAAAGTTTCACTCAGTCGCAGGACTGGCTTTGTTCAGAGCCGCTGCTCTTTGATGACGAGTTCTGCCAAAGCCTGATGAAAGACCTCCAGGCATTACCGACACCTCCGCAGTCGCCCCCCATGAAGTCTGGGCTGGGTGGTGATAAGCCTCTGTCCAAGGAGGACCAGCTCAGCTACGTGTCGGATATTCTACTGGAGGACCATGACATGCAGCTCAACTGGCACTGTGACTTCTTCCACTCTGATGCTGAGAAAGAAGGCGAGCTTAACCAGCCCTGCTCTGAGGAACCTGAGGACTGTCTCTGGCAGTGCCTGGCAGCTGAGGAGAAGCTTGTCTCCTCAATACTCGGTTGCAGCCCCGTACTATCTGACATTGATACCCGCATCTTTGAGGAGATCGCCGGCTCCACACTTGACTGCCAGAGCCTTATGGAAGCTCCAGAGCCCAGTGAAGCCACATCAGACTACGGATCGGTTGGTGGCGAGCTGTCCACATATTCGTCTAGCGATTCTG agGAGGAAATTGACGTGGTGACTGTGGTCCGCTGTTCCTCAAGTTCCTCCCCTGAGCCTTCATTGGCTGAACGTCAGCAGAAGCAAGAAGAGGAACAACGTGCTCGGCAGCGATACCGCTTTGAAATCCAGCTACAGCACAACTACGCTGCTCCTTGCCCTGCATCACCGCCGCCATCAAACAAGCGTGCACGAGGGAGCGATGGCCCGTCACGCTTCCACTGCCTTTCGCGCAGTTCTTCTTCATCAACCTCATCGCGTCACTCATCCCGAAACTCAACAGAGacggaggatgaggaggagcgGAGAAAGACTCACAATGTGATGGAGAGGCAACGCCGAAATGAGCTAAAGAACTGTTTCATGCGCTTGCGCGACAACGTGCCTGAGCTGTCGCACAATGACAAGGCATCTAAGGTGGTGATCTTGAAGAAAGCCAGAGACTGTATTTATAGTTTAGAGGATGAGTCCCACAGACTGCAAACCAGGAAAGACAAACTTAAAGCCAAACAGGAACAGCTGAAAGCCAGACTAGAGCATCTCCGTAGGTAA